In one Brassica oleracea var. oleracea cultivar TO1000 chromosome C9, BOL, whole genome shotgun sequence genomic region, the following are encoded:
- the LOC106318863 gene encoding sorting nexin 2A, which translates to MMGSENADGFEETNLKVPKEEMENLVLNGDGTGDVNGDSSNSAYRSAMSTLSTVHDPLSPLPTVLTPADSDPLTAPSSYIEPPSYADVIFSPFDETSDSEINGGEDSSLSPDSLSRSPSSSSSDYIKITVSNPQKEQETSNSIVGGNTYITYQITTRTNLPDFGVSESSVRRRFRDVVTLADRLAESYRGFCIPPRPDKSVVESQVMQKQEFVEQRRVALEKYLRRLSAHPVIRKSDELKVFLQVQGKLPLPMSTDVASRMLDGAVKLPKQLFGEGGASAVPVHEVVQPARGGRDLLRLFKELRQSVSNDWGGSKPAVVEEDKEFLEKKEKMLDLEQQIINSSQQAESLVKAQQDMGETMGELGLAFIKLTKFENEEAVFNSQRTRATDMKNLATAAVKASRFYRELNSQTVKHLDTLHEYLGMMMAVQVAFADRSSALLTVQTLLSELSSLQARAEKLEAASSKVFGGDKSRIRKIEELKETIKVTEDAKNVAIREYERIKDNNRSEVERLDGERRADFMNMMKGFVVNQVGYAEKISNVWAKAAEETSQYDREKQSS; encoded by the exons ATGATGGGATCGGAGAATGCCGACGGGTTCGAAGAGACCAATCTCAAAGTACCGAAGGAGGAGATGGAGAATCTCGTCCTTAACGGCGACGGAACCGGCGATGTCAACGGCGATTCATCGAACTCTGCTTATCGCAGCGCGATGTCAACACTCTCCACCGTTCACGACCCTCTCTCGCCGCTTCCTACCGTCCTGACTCCGGCTGATTCTGATCCACTTACTGCGCCGTCCTCCTACATCGAGCCGCCGTCTTACGCCGATGTTATCTTCAGCCCTTTCGATGAGACCTCCGATAGCGAGATCAACGGCGGCGAGGATAGCAGTCTATCCCCAGATTCACTATCGAGATCTCCTTCTTCGTCAAGCTCCGATTACATCAAGATCACCGTATCGAACCCTCAGAAAGAGCAGGAGACTTCGAATTCCATCGTGGGAGGAAACACTTACATCACGTATCAGATCACGACGAGGACGAATCTCCCTGACTTCGGTGTATCGGAGTCCAGCGTGCGAAGAAGGTTTAGAGATGTTGTTACGTTGGCAGATCGATTGGCTGAGTCGTACAGAGGGTTCTGCATCCCACCGAGGCCGGACAAGAGCGTGGTAGAGAGTCAGGTTATGCAGAAGCAAGAGTTTGTGGAGCAGAGGAGAGTTGCGTTGGAGAAGTACTTGCGGAGGCTCAGCGCACACCCTGTTATCAGGAAGAGCGATGAGCTGAAAGTGTTTCTTCAGGTGCAAGGGAAGTTGCCGCTGCCGATGAGTACTGATGTGGCCTCGAGGATGTTGGACGGCGCTGTGAAGCTTCCGAAGCAGCTGTTTGGTGAAGGTGGGGCATCTGCGGTGCCGGTGCATGAGGTGGTTCAGCCTGCTAGAGGAGGTAGGGATCTGCTGAGATTGTTTAAGGAGCTGAGGCAGTCGGTTTCTAATGACTGGGGTGGGTCGAAACCAGCGGTTGTTGAAGAAGATAAAGAGTTTTTGGAGAAGAAGGAGAAGATGCTTGATCTTGAGCAACAAATTATCAACTCCTCACAGCAG GCTGAATCCCTTGTGAAGGCACAGCAAGACATGGGGGAAACCATGGGTGAACTGGGGTTAGCATTCATTAAGCTGACAAAGTTCGAGAACGAAGAAGCTGTTTTCAACTCCCAAAGAACTCGTGCTACTGATATGAAGAATCTAGCCACTGCGGCTGTAAAAGCAAGCAGATTTTATAGGGAGTTGAATTCCCAGACTGTCAAACATTTG GACACACTACATGAGTACCTTGGCATGATGATGGCTGTCCAAGTCGCATTTGCAGATAGATCTAGTGCTTTACTGACAGTGCAGACGCTTCTATCAGAGCTTTCTTCGCTGCAAGCAAGAGCTGAAAAGCTAGAGGCTGCATCATCAAAGGTATTTGGTGGTGACAAATCAAGGATCCGGAAAATAGAAGAGTTAAAAGAAACCATCAAGGTCACTGAAGATGCAAAAAATGTTGCCATCAGAGAGTATGAAAGGATCAAG GATAACAACCGATCTGAGGTGGAGAGGTTGGATGGAGAAAGGCGTGCAGACTTCATGAACATGATGAAGGGTTTTGTTGTTAACCAG GTTGGATACGCAGAGAAAATTAGCAACGTGTGGGCAAAGGCTGCAGAAGAGACGAGCCAATACGACAGAGAGAAGCAGAGCAGCTAA
- the LOC106313122 gene encoding 40S ribosomal protein S4-2 — protein sequence MARGLKKHLKRLNAPKHWMLDKLGGAFAPKPSSGPHKSRECLPLVLIIRNRLKYALTYREVISILMQRHIQVDGKVRTDKTYPAGFMDVVSIPKTNENFRLLYDTKGRFRLHSIRDEEAKFKLCKVRTIQVGQKGIPYLNTYDGRTIRYPDPLIKPNDTIKLDLEENKIVDSIKFDVGNVVMVTGGRNRGRVGVIKNREKHKGSFETIHIQDSTGHEFATRLGNVFTLGKGTKPWVSLPKGKGIKLTIIEEARKRLAGQQAA from the exons ATG GCGAGAGGTTTGAAGAAGCATTTGAAGAGGCTCAATGCCCCTAAGCATTGGATGCTTGACAAACTCGGTGGTGCTTTT GCCCCCAAGCCATCTTCTGGACCCCACAAGTCGAGGGAGTGCCTTCCCCTCGTTCTTATCATCAGGAACAGGTTGAAGTACGCTCTCACCTACCGTGAGGTCATCTCCATCTTGATGCAAAGGCATATCCAGGTTGATGGCAAGGTCAGGACTGACAAGACCTACCCTGCTGGTTTCATGGATGTTGTCTCTATCCCCAAGACTAACGAGAACTTCCGTCTTCTCTATGACACCAAGGGACGTTTCCGTCTCCACTCCATCAGGGATGAGGAAGCAAAG TTTAAGCTTTGCAAGGTTCGAACTATCCAGGTCGGACAGAAGGGTATTCCTTACCTGAACACATACGATGGTCGCACCATCCGTTACCCTGACCCACTCATCAAGCCTAATGACACCATCAAGCTCGACCTGGAGGAGAACAAGATTGTGGACTCCATCAAGTTTGATGTCGGCAATGTTGTGATGGTGACTGGAGGAAGAAACAGAGGGCGTGTTGGTGTGATTAAGAACCGTGAGAAGCATAAGGGAAGCTTCGAGACAATCCACATCCAAGACTCTACAGGACATGAGTTTGCAACACGGTTGGGAAATGTCTTCACCCTCGGCAAAGGAACTAAGCCCTGGGTTTCTCTTCCTAAGGGTAAAGGTATTAAGCTCACCATCATCGAGGAAGCCAGGAAGAGGCTCGCTGGCCAACAAGCTGCTTAA
- the LOC106318864 gene encoding N-alpha-acetyltransferase 25, NatB auxiliary subunit: protein MASKFGLAGGIPERRVRPIWDAIDSRQFKNALKLLTSLLSKYPKSPYALALKALIHERMGKPDEALTVCLDAKELLYKDDSSLMDDLTLSTLQIVFQRLDHLDLATGCYAHACGRFPNNLELMMGLFNCYVREYSFVKQQLTAIKMYKLAGEERFLLWAVCSIQLQVLCDKSGEKLLLLAEGLLKKHIASHSMHEPEALMVYISLLEQQSKYKDALEVLSGNLGSLLVIEVDKLRIQGRLLARARDYSAAVDVYKKILELSPDDWECFLQYLSCLFEDDSMWKFFDDIDQIHPTKNIECKFSHLTEEMFDSRISSASELVQKLQRDTENSNLRGPHLAEIEIEKRKFLYGKKNDSELLKSLLQYFLKFGHLACYASDVEAFLQVLPPHKKAEFVGMLVENADSVSASATTVLGQTTTILKVQELTGNIFELPLGEIEASAVKLAKLYCQNLPLSKDLDPQESMFGEELLSLINNMLVQLYWRTRDFCYLAEAIMVLELGLAIRGHVWQYKILLLHIYSYIGALPLAFERYKALDVKNILTETVSHHILRQMLESPMWVDLYNLLQDYLKFMDDHLKESADLTFLAYRHRNYSKVIEFVLFKQRLQQSNQYEAARVEASLLQLKQNADSIEEEERVLENLKSGVQLVELSNEMGSRTLRFNEDMQTRPWWTPCPEKNYLLGSFEDFSYCPKENVNKDREENVKRSIQRKSLLPRMVYLSIQCSATALKESLETKGSGGDLKTCEELKSLLEEYTKTLGSSFSDAVEMITEISQGARTFETLGSDLVDWLNFAVFWNAWSLSSQEHWHVLNMLFERLILDRIKSMGSSEMSSCYSDVQVLVQIITEPLAWHSLIIQACTRSSLPSGKKKKKAQHSDHLPSSPMSQAIKDSIHSLCSTVQEVSNWLLNKINNPEDDQVERFLTTLKRNEGPGQVLGVLESFIATSEESEVGSRIFESLKTWSKADSARKTVTAQQRVLREFLQICESKRKLLEKLKQQMTHV from the exons ATGGCTTCCAAATTCGGGTTAGCAGGTGGAATACCGGAGCGTCGTGTCCGACCAATCTGGGACGCAATCGACTCTCGTCAGTTCAAGAACGCTCTCAAGCTCCTCACTTCGCTTCTCTCCAAGTACCCGAAGTCACCTTATGCTTTA GCGCTTAAAGCTCTGATTCATGAGAGGATGGGGAAGCCAGATGAGGCGCTGACTGTTTGCTTGGATGCTAAGGAGCTTTTGTATAAAGATGATTCGTCGTTGATGGATGATCTTACGCTCAGCACATTGCAAATTGTGTTTCAGAGACTTGATCACT TGGACTTGGCTACTGGTTGTTACGCTCATGCCTGTGGTAGATTCCCTAATAATCTGGAGCTTATGATGGGGCTCTTTAATTGCTATGTTCGTGAATATTCATTTGTGAAGCAGCAGCTG ACAGCCATAAAAATGTACAAACTTGCCGGAGAAGAAAGGTTCTTGCTGTGGGCAGTTTGTAGCATCCAGTTACAG GTTCTATGTGATAAGAGTGGGGAGAAGCTCTTGCTACTGGCTGAGGGTTTGCTTAAGAAGCACATTGCCTCTCATAGTATGCATGAGCCAGAAG CTCTCATGGTGTATATCTCTTTGCTGGAACAACAATCCAAATACAAGGATGCTTTAGAAGTCCTTTCTGGAAATCTGGGCTCTCTTTTGGTGATTGAAGTCGATAAATTACGGATACAG GGGAGACTCCTTGCTAGGGCACGTGACTACTCTGCTGCTGTTGATGTCTATAAGAAAATCTTAGAATTGAG TCCAGATGATTGGGAGTGTTTCCTACAATATCTCAGCTGTTTGTTTGAAGATGACAGCATGTGGAAATTCTTTGACGATATTGATCAAATTCATCCAACTAAAAACATAGAATGCAAGTTTTCTCACCTAACAGAAGAAATG TTTGATTCTCGTATATCAAGTGCTTCAGAATTGGTGCAGAAGTTACAGAGAGATACTGAAAATAGTAACTTAAGGGGTCCGCACTTGGCAGAAATTGAAATCGAGAAGAGAAAGTTCTTATATGGAAAGAAGAACGACAGCGAGTTACTAAAATCATTACTCCAATACTTTCTCAA ATTTGGTCATTTAGCTTGCTATGCGTCCGACGTTGAAGCATTCCTACAAGTATTACCCCCTCATAAAAAGGCAGAGTTTGTCGGAATGTTAGTGGAAAATGCTGACTCGGTTTCTGCATCAGCAACCACAGTGCTTGGTCAAACAACAACCATACTCAAAGTTCAAGAACTGACTGGAAACATTTTTGAGCTTCCTCTTGGCG AGATTGAAGCCTCTGCAGTCAAACTGGCGAAGTTATACTGTCAAAATCTTCCGCTTTCCAAGGACTTGGATCCTCAAGAGAGTATGTTTGGGGAAGAACTTCTATCTTTGATTAACAACATGTTGGTCCAG TTATACTGGCGTACTCGAGATTTTTGCTATCTTGCTGAGGCTATCATGGTTCTTGAGTTGGGCTTGGCCATCCGAGG ACATGTCTGGCAGTACAAGATCTTGCTGTTGCACATATATTCATATATTGGTGCTCTTCCGCTTGCATTTGAACG GTATAAAGCTCTTGATGTGAAGAACATCTTGACAGAAACGGTTTCACACCATATTCTCCGCCAAATGTTGGAATCTCCCATGTGGGTAGACTTATATAACCTCCTACAAGACTACCTCAAGTTTATGGATGACCATTTGAAAGAGTCTGCAGACCTTACATTTCTTGCTTACCGCCACAGAAATTACTCAAAA GTTATCGAATTTGTCCTATTCAAACAAAGACTGCAGCAGTCAAACCAGTACGAAGCTGCGAGGGTCGAAGCGTCTCTATTGCAATTGAAGCAGAATGCAGATAGCATCGAGGAAGAAGAG CGCGTTCTTGAAAACCTGAAATCTGGAGTTCAGCTTGTGGAGCTCTCGAACGAAATGGGATCAAGGACACTGAGGTTCAATGAAGATATGCAAACACGACCATGGTGGACACCTTGTCCTGAGAAAAACTATCTATTAG GTTCATTTGAAGATTTTTCTTACTGTCCCAAAGAGAATGTG AACAAAGATCGTGAAGAAAACGTGAAACGATCCATCCAGAGAAAATCCCTTCTACCTCGGATGGTATACCTCTCTATTCAGTGTTCGGCAACGGCATTAAAGGAGAGTCTTGAAACCAAAGGGTCTGGAGGTGACCTCAAAACCTGCGAAGAACTTAAGTCTTTGCTGGAGGAGTACACCAAAACGTTGGGATCTTCTTTCAGTGACGCTGTAGAGATGATCACAGAGATCTCACAGGGTGCAAGGACTTTTGAG ACGCTCGGTTCAGATCTTGTTGACTGGTTGAATTTTGCCGTGTTTTGGAATGCTTGGAGCCTGAGTTCCCAAGAGCATTGGCATGTGTTGAACATGCTATTTGAGAGGCTTATTCTGGACAGAATCAAATCAATGGGATCTTCAGAGATGAGTTCTTGCTATTCTGATGTGCAGGTCTTGGTTCAGATCATCACTGAACCGTTGGCGTGGCACAGTCTTATAATTCAAGCTTGCACCCGCTCTTCTCTCCCATCTGGGAAAAAGAAGAAGAAAGCTCAACATTCGGATCATCTACCTTCCTCCCCGATGTCTCAAGCAATCAAAGATTCTATACATTCCTTATGCAGCACAGTACAAGAAGTTTCTAACTGGCTACTGAATAAAATCAACAACCCGGAAGATGATCAAGTGGAGAGATTTTTGACAACTCTGAAGAGGAATGAAGGACCGGGACAGGTTCTTGGGGTTCTAGAGAGTTTCATTGCAACCAGCGAAGAGTCAGAGGTTGGTAGCCGCATCTTTGAATCACTGAAAACATGGAGCAAGGCAGACTCAGCACGTAAAACAGTCACCGCGCAACAGAGAGTCCTCCGTGAGTTTCTCCAGATCTGTGAATCTAAGAGAAAGCTACTGGAAAAGCTCAAACAACAGATGACCCATGTTTGA